From a single Hemitrygon akajei chromosome 28, sHemAka1.3, whole genome shotgun sequence genomic region:
- the LOC140717689 gene encoding uncharacterized protein gives MPFTCSDCGKGYTWSSQLLVHQLVHTGERPYICSDCGKAFTRSSTLQRHQRVHTGEKPFTCSECGKEFTQSSNLKVHQRVHTGEKPFSCSECGKEFTRSSELKVHQRVHTGEKPFTCSDCGKGFTQSSQLNAHQRVHTGERPFTCCECGKGFTHSSTLQRHQRVHTGERPFTCSECGKEFTQSSTLVKHYRIHTGERPFTCFECGKGFTQSFQLKEHQRVHTGEKPFTCTDCGKEFNRSSQLNEHQRVHTGERPFTCSECGKGFTQSSQLLKHQRVHTGERPFTCSDCGKAFTHSSTRQRHQRVHTGERPFICSDCGKGFTRSSQLKEHQQVHTGKKPFTCSDCGKEFTRSAQLNDHQRVHTGEKPFICSDCGKGFTWSSQLKEHQRIHTGEKPFTCTDCGKEFTRSSQLNEHQRVHTGERPFTCLDCEKGFTRSSDLKVHQRVHTGEKPFTCSDCGKAFTHSSTLQRHRRIHTGERPFTCSECGKGFAQSSTLVSHYRVHTGERLFTCSECGNRFSQSSTLVSLYQVHTGMRSFTCFECEKEFTQSSNLVLHYQALTRGDQSDQKLERT, from the coding sequence atgccattcacctgttcagactgtgggaagggatacacTTGGTCTTCTCAATTATTGgtacaccagttagttcacactggggagaggccgtacatctgttcagactgtgggaaggcattcactcgatcatccacactacagagacaccaacgagttcacactggggagaaaccgttcacctgctcagaatgtggaaaggaattcactcagtcatctaacttgaaagtacatcagcgagttcacactggggagaaaccattctcctgctcagaatgtggaaaggaattcactcggtcatctgaattgaaagtacatcagcgagttcacactggggagaaaccgttcacctgttcagactgtgggaagggattcactcagtcatctcaactgaatgcacatcaacgagttcacactggggaaaggccattcacctgctgtgaatgtgggaagggattcacacactcttccacactgcagagacaccagcgagttcacactggagaaaggccattcacctgctctgaatgtgggaaggaattcactcagtcatccacccttgTGAAGCACtaccgaattcacactggggagaggccgttcacctgctttgaatgtggaaagggattcactcagtcttttcaactgaaggaacatcagcgagttcacactggggagaaaccattcacctgcacagactgtgggaaagaattcaatcggtcatctcaactgaatgaacatcagcgagttcacactggagagaggccgttcacatgctctgaatgtgggaagggattcactcaatcatctcaattactgaaacatcagcgagttcacactggggagaggccattcacctgttcagactgtgggaaagcaTTTACTCACTCATCCACAcgacagagacaccagcgagttcacaccggagagaggccgttcatctgctcagactgtgggaagggtttcactcggtcatctcaactgaaggaacatcagcaagttcacactgggaagaaaccattcacctgctcagactgtgggaaggaattcactcggTCAGCTCAACTGAATgaccatcagcgagttcatactggggagaagccattcatctgctcagactgtgggaagggtttcACTTGGTCAAgtcaactgaaggaacatcagcgaattcacactggggagaaaccattcacctgcacagactgtgggaaagaattcactcggtcatctcaactaaatgaacatcagcgagttcacactggagagaggccattcacctgcttagactgtgagaagggattcactcggtcatctgacttgaaagtacatcagcgagtccacactggggagaaaccattcacgtgctccgactgtgggaaggcattcacacactcatCCACGTTACAGAGACACCGGaggattcacactggggagaggccattcacctgctctgaatgtgggaagggatttgctcaGTCTTCCACTCTTGTGTCACACTaccgagttcatactggggagaggctattcacctgctctgaatgtgggaacagattcagtcagtcatctacCCTTGTATCACTCtaccaagttcacactgggaTGAGGTCGTTTACCTGCTTTGAATGTGAGAAGGaattcactcaatcatccaacCTTGTGTTGCATTACCAAGCTTTGACCAGAGGTGATCAGAGTGATCAGAAGCTTGAGAGGACATAA